Proteins from a single region of Halanaerobium saccharolyticum subsp. saccharolyticum DSM 6643:
- a CDS encoding GGDEF domain-containing protein has translation MDKLNLELEQKVKQRTRELEKMTITDELTDLFNRRHILDLLEIEIKKASRYNRNLSVIMIDIDFFKKVNDNHGHQFGD, from the coding sequence TTGGATAAGTTAAATCTAGAACTTGAACAGAAAGTCAAGCAAAGAACTAGAGAATTAGAAAAGATGACTATCACAGATGAACTAACAGATTTATTTAATAGAAGACATATTTTAGATCTGCTTGAGATTGAAATAAAAAAGGCAAGCAGATACAATAGAAATCTTTCCGTAATAATGATCGATATAGACTTTTTTAAAAAAGTTAATGATAATCATGGACATCAGTTTGGAGATA